Proteins found in one Tsukamurella paurometabola DSM 20162 genomic segment:
- a CDS encoding endonuclease/exonuclease/phosphatase family protein — protein sequence MPRAIPSPPARSVRRLALGALTAAFIALFTIATATAGTLNVRVLQMNTWNNGQSVKGGEKLLLEEIQRVQPDIVILSEAGTVTQSLATSLNQNGTTYYSTLKTRDSGILSKYPIESSADLADGRATKAIINVDGTSFAVYSLHLNPSVYAPYLPRGYNGDSSEYRGWDQITTGPVTDTDTVLAVNAESGRPAAVARVIADAAAEAAKGRQILLGGDFNEPSNLDWTAATKNTFDHNGAVIPWQSTQQLQDAGYLDAYRTKYPDPVTHPGITWAVGNPLASIGDLDWTPKADGRDRLDFLFTKSGQKLTLKDIGLLGPNTSVANGTIVPDGTADNFLDPTRPFASDHRHLLADYTLTTDKQVITPQPPADTTGLEARRAVAEALAAAATIPVRIALTLVEAAQQLYATVRDFVTAVPAALFGGDRSTAPTLSAPTVGDSGRSTSEAPDAGTVRSVADTRTPGPASATPDDTDGPTPTATSATTTTPSPAASTTPTASTASSPTTKTTPAVAPAPAAESTATPTPADSTASPEKSGTTDSGSTRATSAESGTATADDPKAPSTDA from the coding sequence ATGCCCCGAGCAATCCCATCGCCCCCGGCGAGATCGGTCCGGCGCCTCGCGCTCGGCGCTCTCACCGCGGCCTTCATCGCCCTCTTCACGATCGCGACGGCGACCGCAGGAACGCTGAACGTCCGCGTCCTCCAGATGAACACCTGGAACAACGGGCAATCCGTGAAGGGCGGCGAGAAGCTGCTCCTCGAGGAGATTCAGCGCGTGCAGCCCGATATCGTCATCCTCTCGGAGGCGGGAACGGTGACGCAGAGCCTGGCCACGAGCCTGAACCAGAACGGCACCACGTACTACAGCACGCTGAAGACGCGGGACTCCGGGATCCTCTCGAAGTACCCGATCGAGTCGTCGGCGGACCTGGCCGACGGGCGCGCCACCAAGGCGATCATCAACGTGGACGGCACCTCGTTCGCGGTGTACTCCCTGCACCTGAATCCGTCCGTCTACGCCCCGTACCTGCCGCGCGGGTACAACGGCGATTCGTCCGAATACCGCGGGTGGGATCAGATCACCACCGGTCCGGTGACCGATACCGACACGGTGCTCGCGGTGAACGCCGAATCCGGCCGGCCCGCCGCGGTGGCACGGGTCATCGCCGACGCCGCTGCCGAGGCCGCGAAGGGCCGCCAGATCCTGCTGGGCGGCGACTTCAATGAGCCCTCGAACCTCGATTGGACCGCGGCCACTAAGAACACGTTCGATCACAACGGCGCCGTGATCCCCTGGCAGTCGACCCAACAGCTCCAGGACGCCGGTTATCTCGACGCCTACCGCACCAAGTACCCGGACCCGGTCACGCACCCGGGAATCACCTGGGCCGTGGGGAACCCGCTGGCATCCATCGGCGACCTGGACTGGACCCCGAAGGCGGACGGGCGCGACCGTCTCGACTTCCTGTTCACCAAGTCGGGTCAAAAGCTCACGCTCAAGGACATCGGGCTCCTCGGCCCGAACACGTCCGTCGCGAACGGCACGATCGTGCCCGACGGCACCGCGGACAACTTCCTGGATCCGACGAGGCCGTTCGCCTCTGATCACCGACACCTGCTGGCCGATTACACCCTGACCACCGACAAGCAGGTCATCACGCCGCAACCTCCCGCGGACACGACCGGCCTCGAGGCGCGCCGGGCGGTGGCAGAGGCTCTCGCCGCGGCCGCGACGATCCCGGTCCGGATCGCGTTGACGCTCGTAGAGGCCGCCCAGCAGCTGTACGCGACCGTGCGCGACTTCGTGACGGCCGTGCCCGCCGCCCTCTTCGGCGGCGACCGAAGCACTGCGCCGACGCTGTCGGCTCCGACCGTCGGCGACTCGGGACGGTCCACATCCGAGGCACCGGATGCCGGCACCGTGCGGTCCGTGGCAGACACTCGGACCCCGGGCCCGGCGTCCGCCACCCCGGATGACACGGACGGTCCGACACCGACCGCGACCTCGGCAACGACCACCACACCGTCGCCGGCCGCGAGCACGACGCCGACCGCGAGCACCGCATCGTCACCGACGACGAAGACGACTCCCGCCGTCGCACCGGCACCCGCGGCCGAGTCGACGGCGACCCCGACACCCGCCGATTCCACTGCATCGCCGGAGAAGTCGGGGACCACGGACTCGGGCTCGACCCGCGCCACGAGTGCGGAATCGGGCACCGCGACGGCCGACGATCCGAAGGCCCCGTCGACCGACGCGTAA
- a CDS encoding AMP-dependent synthetase/ligase, with translation MRIEATAPTRTHAPSDNLTTRIRTLTESAPGTELFLRPDGSAWVPVTAAQFNEQITAIGKGLMARGVGNGTRVALMSPTRYEWAALDFANWAVGGSTVAVYESNSAAQVEHILTDSASIALITDTRGTADRIASGVPDGVPVWVIDEGLIDQLRADGAGVTDADYADRVSAVTAQAEATLVYTSGTTGKPKGVVLTHENLLSEYDAIYDGLSQMAQPGDSTVMFLPLAHIFARAVSVAAVQHGIRVAHTADLSNLTGLFAELKPSYILSVPRVFEKVYNTMSSKAEEGGKGKIFHAAVETAIEFSKAKDTGGAGLVLKLKHAVFDKLVYSKLREALGGNCTCAVSGGAPLGARLGHFFRGAGVPVYEGYGLSETSAAITCNSPSDQKVGTVGRPLPGQEVAIAEDGEILLRGPVVFGGYWGLPEATADALRDGWFHTGDLGALDADGYLSITGRKKEILVTAAGKNVAPAQTEDALRQHPLVSQAMLVGDKQPFVGALITLDPEALPGWLSARGLPEMSLADAAANETLLAEIGSAVATANSLVSNAEQVKKWKVLTTDFTIDGGELTPTLKVKRNVVMDKHADDVDAIYS, from the coding sequence TTGCGCATCGAGGCCACGGCCCCCACCCGCACCCATGCCCCGTCGGACAACCTGACCACCAGGATCCGCACGCTCACGGAGTCGGCCCCCGGAACGGAACTGTTCCTGCGCCCGGACGGTTCGGCGTGGGTTCCGGTGACGGCGGCGCAGTTCAATGAGCAGATCACCGCGATCGGCAAGGGCCTGATGGCCCGCGGCGTGGGCAACGGCACCCGCGTCGCCCTGATGAGCCCGACCCGGTACGAATGGGCCGCCCTCGACTTCGCGAACTGGGCCGTCGGCGGGTCGACGGTAGCGGTGTACGAGTCGAATTCGGCCGCGCAGGTCGAGCACATCCTCACCGACTCCGCGTCGATCGCGCTCATTACCGACACCCGCGGCACCGCGGACCGCATCGCCTCGGGCGTACCCGACGGCGTGCCGGTGTGGGTGATCGACGAGGGGCTGATCGACCAGCTCCGCGCCGACGGGGCCGGCGTCACCGATGCCGACTACGCGGACCGAGTGTCCGCCGTGACTGCGCAGGCCGAGGCCACCCTGGTGTACACATCGGGCACCACGGGCAAGCCGAAGGGCGTGGTGCTCACCCACGAGAACCTGCTTTCCGAGTACGACGCCATTTACGACGGCCTGAGCCAGATGGCGCAACCGGGCGACAGCACGGTGATGTTCCTGCCGCTGGCGCACATCTTCGCCCGTGCCGTTTCCGTGGCCGCCGTCCAGCACGGCATCCGGGTGGCGCACACGGCCGACCTGAGCAATCTCACCGGACTGTTCGCCGAGCTGAAGCCGAGCTACATCCTCAGCGTGCCGCGCGTGTTCGAGAAGGTCTACAACACGATGAGCAGCAAGGCGGAGGAGGGCGGCAAGGGGAAGATCTTCCATGCCGCCGTCGAGACCGCGATCGAGTTCAGCAAGGCGAAGGACACCGGCGGAGCCGGGCTGGTACTCAAACTCAAGCACGCGGTCTTCGACAAGCTGGTGTACTCCAAACTCCGCGAAGCATTGGGCGGGAACTGCACCTGCGCGGTCTCGGGCGGCGCGCCGCTCGGCGCGCGCCTGGGCCACTTCTTCCGCGGCGCGGGCGTTCCGGTCTACGAGGGCTACGGCCTCTCCGAGACCAGCGCGGCGATCACCTGCAACTCCCCCTCCGATCAGAAGGTGGGCACGGTCGGCCGTCCCCTGCCCGGACAGGAGGTGGCGATCGCCGAGGACGGCGAGATCCTGCTCCGCGGCCCCGTCGTTTTCGGTGGCTACTGGGGACTTCCCGAGGCCACCGCCGACGCCCTGCGGGACGGGTGGTTCCACACCGGTGACCTCGGGGCACTCGACGCCGATGGCTACCTGTCGATCACCGGTCGCAAGAAGGAGATCCTGGTGACCGCGGCGGGCAAGAACGTGGCACCGGCGCAGACCGAGGACGCCCTGCGCCAGCACCCGCTGGTCTCGCAGGCGATGCTCGTGGGCGATAAGCAGCCCTTCGTGGGCGCGTTGATCACCCTGGATCCCGAGGCGCTGCCGGGCTGGCTGTCCGCGCGCGGCCTGCCTGAGATGTCACTGGCGGATGCCGCCGCGAACGAGACCCTGCTGGCCGAGATCGGTTCGGCGGTCGCGACCGCGAACTCGTTGGTGTCCAACGCCGAACAGGTGAAGAAGTGGAAGGTACTGACCACCGACTTCACGATCGACGGCGGTGAGTTGACGCCCACGCTCAAGGTGAAGCGCAATGTCGTGATGGACAAGCACGCCGACGACGTGGACGCCATCTACAGCTGA
- a CDS encoding endonuclease/exonuclease/phosphatase family protein → MTGTTPARRPRTVRRFSLGLLAAAFIALFTVATATAGTTNLRVLQMNTWLSGAQVKDGEKLLADQIQRAQPDVVILAEAQTATQNVTKRLNQNGTQYYSTPPSGKSTGILSKYPIESTEELPSGYATKAIINVDGTRVAVYALHLNYKAYSAFLPRGYNGASAEYPGWGQIPSGPVTDVNKLLSVNAESGRPAVIAKVIADAGLEAAKGRQILLGGDFNEPSNLDWTAATKNKFDHNGAIVPWQTTKLLQDAGFADSYRTRYPNPATHPGFTWSAGNPLAPISKLDWSPKADGRDRIDYLFIKPTSSFQLKDIGLLGPNTSVVRGKIVADGTADNFLDTTSPSASDHRYLLANYTLTTGSPATPTSTKAATPAPAGTTISGIEEEREGTAPTGDRSPRPPRPAPSPPVSAPVTFSFSNPPTATGPRPAEDTRAPASAAASAPAESGSKTPASTSTASSSQSSDGAAARPAESTSSSSTSAGSSSSAGSSSSAGSSSSAGSSSSAGSSSDQTTSTSAN, encoded by the coding sequence ATGACAGGCACCACCCCCGCACGTCGACCGCGAACCGTCAGACGCTTCTCGCTCGGCCTCCTCGCCGCCGCCTTCATCGCCCTCTTCACAGTCGCGACGGCCACCGCCGGCACGACGAATCTGCGCGTCCTGCAGATGAATACGTGGCTCAGCGGAGCCCAGGTGAAGGACGGCGAGAAGCTGCTCGCCGACCAGATCCAGCGCGCGCAGCCCGACGTCGTGATCCTCGCCGAGGCACAAACCGCCACACAGAACGTGACCAAACGGCTCAACCAGAACGGCACGCAGTACTACTCGACGCCGCCGTCCGGCAAGAGCACCGGCATCCTCTCGAAGTATCCCATCGAGTCGACCGAGGAACTGCCCAGCGGCTATGCGACCAAGGCCATCATCAATGTCGACGGCACCCGAGTGGCCGTGTACGCACTGCATCTGAACTACAAGGCCTACTCCGCCTTCCTGCCGCGTGGATACAACGGCGCCTCCGCCGAGTACCCCGGCTGGGGCCAGATCCCGTCAGGCCCCGTGACGGATGTGAACAAGCTGCTCTCGGTCAATGCCGAGTCGGGGCGGCCCGCGGTGATCGCCAAGGTCATCGCCGACGCCGGGCTCGAAGCGGCGAAGGGCCGGCAGATCCTGCTCGGCGGCGACTTCAACGAGCCGTCGAACCTGGATTGGACCGCGGCCACCAAGAACAAGTTCGATCACAACGGCGCGATAGTCCCCTGGCAGACCACGAAGCTGCTACAGGACGCCGGCTTCGCCGATTCCTACCGGACCAGGTATCCGAACCCGGCGACCCATCCCGGGTTCACCTGGTCGGCCGGGAATCCCTTGGCGCCGATCAGCAAACTGGACTGGTCGCCCAAGGCCGATGGCCGCGACCGGATCGACTATCTGTTCATCAAGCCGACCTCGTCGTTCCAGCTCAAGGACATCGGCCTGCTGGGACCGAACACATCGGTCGTCCGGGGCAAGATCGTGGCCGACGGTACTGCGGACAACTTCCTGGACACCACGTCGCCGTCCGCATCCGACCACCGCTATCTCCTCGCGAACTACACCCTCACGACCGGCTCACCGGCCACCCCGACGAGTACGAAGGCCGCCACCCCTGCACCCGCGGGCACCACGATCTCGGGAATTGAAGAGGAGCGCGAGGGCACCGCACCGACCGGCGACCGGTCGCCGCGTCCTCCGCGGCCTGCTCCTTCGCCCCCGGTCTCGGCCCCGGTTACCTTCAGCTTCTCCAATCCGCCTACCGCGACCGGCCCGCGACCGGCTGAGGACACGCGCGCACCAGCCAGCGCCGCGGCCTCGGCCCCAGCAGAGAGCGGATCGAAGACACCCGCCAGCACGTCCACGGCGTCGTCATCGCAATCGTCGGACGGAGCGGCGGCACGGCCGGCCGAGTCGACCTCGTCATCGAGCACGTCGGCGGGATCGAGCAGCTCGGCGGGATCGAGCAGCTCAGCAGGATCGAGCAGCTCGGCAGGATCGAGCAGCTCGGCAGGATCGTCCAGCGATCAGACGACGAGCACGTCGGCGAACTGA
- a CDS encoding DEAD/DEAH box helicase: protein MSEEFGAESTTTAVTATDEQAGNENEPVTFLDLGIDERVLRALAEVGYENPSPIQAATIPPLLAGNDVVGLAQTGTGKTAAFAVPVLSKIDGESRTPQALVLAPTRELALQVSEAFGKYAVHMPNITVLPIYGGQSYGVQLSGLRRGAQIIVGTPGRVIDHLEKGTLDLSNLEFLVLDEADEMLTMGFQEDVERILADTPEFKQVALFSATMPPAIRKIAKKYLHDPVEISVKAKTATGSNITQRYLQVAHQRKLDALTRLLEVEEFDGMIIFVRTKSATEELAEKLRARGHAAAAINGDIVQAQRERTIGQLKDGKVDILVATDVAARGLDVERISHVVNYDIPHDTESYVHRIGRTGRAGRKGDALLFVTPRERHLLRAIEKATRQPLTEIGLPSVEDVNAHRVEKFGESITENLSNDHLQMFRRLIEDYVGANDVPLVDLAAALALQSRDGSSFLLQPDPPERERNSRDRKDRDFGDRDDRGRGRRDRDRDREPSVHRKTGRPMAPYRIAVGKRQHATPSAIVGAIANEGGLRRSDFGHISIRPDHSIVELPDDLPREVFDALERTRISGQLINLEVDPGAPTGRPSGGKQRFRAGRKR, encoded by the coding sequence ATGTCTGAAGAATTCGGTGCCGAGAGCACCACCACCGCCGTCACCGCCACCGACGAGCAGGCCGGCAACGAGAACGAACCCGTCACATTCCTGGATCTCGGGATCGACGAGCGGGTGCTGCGTGCACTCGCCGAGGTCGGCTACGAGAATCCGTCACCCATCCAGGCCGCCACCATTCCGCCGCTGCTGGCCGGCAACGACGTCGTGGGTCTCGCGCAGACCGGTACCGGCAAGACCGCGGCGTTCGCCGTGCCCGTGCTGTCCAAGATCGACGGCGAGAGCCGCACACCGCAGGCCCTGGTCCTCGCACCCACCCGCGAGCTCGCGCTCCAGGTCTCCGAGGCCTTCGGCAAGTACGCCGTGCACATGCCGAACATCACCGTGCTGCCGATCTACGGCGGCCAGAGCTACGGCGTGCAGCTGTCCGGCCTGCGCCGCGGCGCGCAGATCATCGTCGGCACCCCGGGGCGCGTGATCGACCACCTCGAGAAGGGCACGCTCGACCTGTCGAACCTCGAGTTCCTCGTGCTCGACGAGGCCGACGAGATGCTCACCATGGGGTTCCAGGAGGATGTCGAGCGCATCCTCGCCGACACCCCGGAGTTCAAGCAGGTGGCTCTCTTCTCGGCCACCATGCCGCCCGCGATCCGCAAGATCGCCAAGAAGTACCTGCATGATCCGGTCGAGATCAGCGTCAAGGCCAAGACCGCGACCGGCTCCAACATCACTCAGCGCTACCTCCAGGTCGCGCATCAGCGCAAGCTCGACGCTCTCACCCGCCTGCTGGAGGTGGAGGAGTTCGACGGGATGATCATCTTCGTCCGCACCAAGTCGGCCACCGAGGAACTCGCCGAGAAGCTGCGCGCCCGCGGGCACGCCGCCGCCGCGATCAACGGTGACATCGTGCAGGCCCAGCGTGAGCGCACCATCGGCCAGCTCAAGGACGGCAAGGTCGACATCCTCGTCGCGACCGATGTCGCCGCCCGCGGCCTCGACGTCGAGCGGATCAGCCACGTCGTGAACTACGACATCCCGCACGACACCGAGTCCTACGTGCACCGCATCGGCCGCACCGGTCGCGCCGGCCGCAAGGGCGATGCGCTGCTGTTCGTGACGCCGCGCGAGCGGCACCTGCTGCGCGCGATCGAGAAGGCGACCCGGCAGCCACTCACGGAGATCGGGCTGCCCTCGGTCGAAGACGTCAACGCGCACCGCGTGGAGAAGTTCGGCGAGTCGATCACCGAGAACCTCTCCAATGATCACCTGCAGATGTTCCGCCGCCTGATCGAGGACTACGTGGGTGCCAACGACGTGCCGCTGGTCGACTTGGCCGCCGCTCTGGCGCTCCAATCGCGCGATGGCTCCTCCTTCCTCCTGCAGCCCGATCCGCCCGAGCGCGAGCGCAATTCCCGCGACCGCAAGGATCGTGATTTCGGTGATCGCGACGACCGCGGCAGGGGTCGGCGGGACCGTGACCGGGACCGCGAGCCGTCGGTGCATCGCAAGACCGGCCGGCCGATGGCGCCGTACCGGATCGCCGTGGGCAAGCGTCAGCACGCCACCCCCTCGGCCATCGTCGGTGCCATCGCGAACGAGGGCGGGCTGCGACGCAGCGATTTCGGGCACATCAGTATCCGGCCCGACCACAGCATCGTCGAGCTGCCCGACGACCTGCCGCGCGAGGTCTTCGACGCCCTCGAGCGCACGCGTATCTCCGGCCAGTTGATCAACCTGGAGGTCGACCCGGGAGCCCCCACGGGCCGACCGTCCGGCGGCAAGCAGCGGTTCCGCGCGGGTCGCAAGAGGTAA
- a CDS encoding DUF3817 domain-containing protein: protein MTDAPTPTADQLAAKRRDQVKGALGRYRFMANFTGVFLLILCAELIYKYVIAAIWDLPAPEWLWYIGAVHGWGYVIYLLFTLDLGMKVRWPAPRFLLTLLAGTIPFASFYFEKKNSDEIREQFDL, encoded by the coding sequence GTGACCGACGCTCCCACCCCGACCGCCGACCAGCTCGCGGCGAAACGCCGCGATCAGGTCAAGGGCGCGCTCGGCCGCTATCGCTTCATGGCGAACTTCACCGGCGTCTTCCTGCTCATCCTGTGTGCCGAGCTCATCTACAAATACGTGATCGCCGCGATCTGGGATCTCCCTGCGCCGGAGTGGCTCTGGTACATCGGTGCCGTGCACGGCTGGGGTTACGTGATCTATCTGCTGTTCACTCTCGACCTCGGAATGAAGGTGCGCTGGCCCGCACCGCGCTTCCTGCTCACCCTGCTCGCCGGCACGATCCCGTTCGCCTCGTTCTACTTCGAGAAGAAGAACTCCGACGAGATTCGGGAGCAATTCGACCTGTAG